A window from Mangifera indica cultivar Alphonso chromosome 2, CATAS_Mindica_2.1, whole genome shotgun sequence encodes these proteins:
- the LOC123204287 gene encoding probable disease resistance protein At4g27220: MEIVTSVGGKVADNVFAAAGDQLGYLFHYNDNVEKLKKQAEKLRDSRDMVQKKIESAKRSGEIISDFVQKWLAEVDDVSAKAEKFLEDEGKANKRSLKGWWIHLGQRYRFSMEAKKHTLAISDQLQELGNLVNVSCSGPPSGIISSSEVFNSSIFESRNSFKKEVMKALIDANNVNKIGICGMAGIGKTTLVKEIGHQVKKAKEYDAVAMAIVSRTSNIMKIQGEIADMLGLKSLPTDSELERASLLWDRIKKEKRVLIILDDVWEIIKLGEIGIPFGIDHRGCKILITSRSRDVCNRMGCQKIYTVEILSKQESWELFSKIAGTIVENSDINPTAREVTTQCGGLPLAIVTIAAALKDKNKHEWRNAIRQLKMSTPSSIPELEREVFSSLEFSFNYLEKETKSLFLFCSLFPEDYKIPVEDLARYWTGLKWFGDTLEAIEDVRNKVHAIVSTITSSFFLIEESKMYVKMHDVIRDFAIARAPRCNYKCMVNGAWGHRDTFEDFTCISLVGNYIGEIPNGLEHPKLEALLLQENKSFVFPSSFFEKIPNLKVLNLGRTYIETLSDSLSFLTNLRTLDVSASKLVDLSVIGRLSKLEILSLFDSKLVKEIPLSFSQLTNLRLLDLNNMDLEIIPCGVISSLRKLEELYINHFVKWESENGSNAKLVELEALSRLTRLHIFIPSKLDLSPNFLSFKRLSNFTLVISHSPLIWGESRFQKYLSKVLYSRNMEITGTNISMIYDELRSLVKRAESLTLENIVDLESFSNDLIEEVFNELKYLRIKDCDKIRYLFNTLEWTPNSTFHNLEELHIRDNSNLVELCHGQPLAQSFCKLRVLKVHSCDILLNIAPSYLLQRFQNLRTLRVKRCKSLMYIFDCEKIEIAKGETKLLSSLEYLYLESLEETSHIWREIFEKKEAEDEELDHTITSPCLGNLTSIDINTCNNLEILFTPSIAKLLVKLRSLEVRYCSKIQEIITNEKGEKEKPSTSIVFSSLVHLQLEYLRNLTCFSSGPCTIEFPKLERLEIYECGKMKTFGFGEQVTPNLKEVFFSKDFPEEGTGHWNGDLNTTMEEFFNEQAQKAAARRTNYKRPLLQGDQIKV; the protein is encoded by the exons atggAGATCGTCACTTCTGTTGGTGGGAAGGTAGCTGACAATGTGTTTGCAGCTGCTGGTGATCAACTTGGTTATTTGTTTCACTACAATGACAAcgttgaaaaattgaaaaagcaagCTGAGAAGCTGAGGGATAGCAGAGACATGGTGCAAAAGAAAATCGAATCTGCTAAAAGAAGTGGAGAGATCATCTCTGATTTTGTTCAAAAGTGGTTAGCTGAAGTTGATGATGTTTCTGCAAAGGCTGAAAAGTTTTTGGAAGATGAAGGCAAAGCCAACAAGAGGTCCCTCAAGGGGTGGTGGATTCATCTCGGCCAACGTTATCGATTCAGTATGGAGGCAAAAAAGCATACTCTGGCGATTTCTGATCAGCTTCAAGAATTGGGAAATCTTGTAAATGTGTCTTGTTCTGGTCCCCCCTCTGGAATTATATCTTCATCTGAGGTATTTAATTCTAGCATATTCGAATCTAGAAATTCATTTAAGAAGGAAGTTATGAAGGCCTTAATTGATGCTAACAATGTCAACAAAATTGGAATATGTGGGATGGCGGGCATCGGTAAAACCACACTAGTTAAAGAAATCGGCCACCAGGTGAAAAAAGCCAAGGAGTATGATGCTGTAGCGATGGCGATTGTCTCTCGAACCTCTAACATTATGAAGATTCAAGGTGAGATTGCTGATATGTTAGGTTTGAAATCTCTTCCGACAGATTCTGAATTAGAAAGAGCAAGTTTATTGTGggatagaatcaagaaagagaagCGGGTACTCATAATATTAGACGATGTTTGGGAGATAATTAAATTGGGTGAGATCGGTATTCCTTTTGGGATTGACCATAGAGgttgtaaaattttaatcaccTCTCGAAGTAGAGACGTATGTAATAGAATGGGTTGCCAAAAGATATATACGGttgaaattttatctaaacAAGAATCTTGGGAGCTTTTTAGCAAGATTGCGGGCACAATTGTTGAAAATTCTGATATTAACCCAACTGCAAGAGAGGTAACTACTCAATGTGGGGGATTGCCACTTGCAATTGTGACAATAGCAGCAGCTTTAAAAGATAAGAACAAGCATGAGTGGAGGAATGCAATAAGACAACTAAAAATGTCTACCCCTTCAAGCATCCCAGAATTGGAGAGAGAAGTCTTTTCATCTTTGGAATTTAGCTTCAATTACCTAGAAAAGGAGacaaaatcactttttttgttttgtagcttATTTCCAGAGGATTACAAAATTCCTGTTGAAGATTTGGCTAGATATTGGACAGGTTTGAAGTGGTTTGGAGATACTCTTGAGGCAATTGAGGATGTCAGAAACAAGGTTCATGCTATTGTAAGTACCATAacctcttcttttttcttgattGAAGAAAGTAAAATGTATGTAAAAATGCATGATGTTATTCGTGATTTTGCAATAGCTAGAGCTCCTAGATGCAACTACAAGTGCATGGTAAATGGTGCATGGGGACATAGGGATACATTTGAAGATTTCACATGTATCTCATTAGTGGGAAATTATATTGGGGAGATACCGAATGGGTTGGAACACCCAAAATTGGAGGCTTTATTGCTACAGgaaaataaaagttttgtttTCCCTAGTAGTTTCTTTGAGAAAATACCAAATCTCAAAGTTTTAAACTTGGGACGAACATACATTGAGACGCTGTCTGATTCACTTTCATTTCTCACAAATCTTAGAACATTAGATGTTAGTGCTTCCAAATTGGTTGATCTATCAGTAATTGGGAGGCTAAGCAAACTTgaaattctttctctttttgattCTAAACTTGTTAAGGAGATCCCTTTATCCTTTAGTCAATTAACTAACCTCAGGTTGTTAGATTTGAATAATATGgatttagaaattataccttGTGGTGTTATATCTTCTCTTCGAAAGTTAGAGGAGTTGTACAtcaatcattttgttaaatGGGAATCTGAAAATGGTAGCAATGCCAAACTTGTCGAATTAGAGGCCTTGTCCCGATTGACTAggttacatatttttattccaaGTAAGCTTGATTTGTCACCAAATTTCTTGTCATTCAAAAGACTGTCCAACTTTACCTTAGTAATAAGTCATAGTCCACTTATTTGGGGTGAATCTcgatttcaaaaatatttgagTAAAGTGTTGTACTCAAGAAATATGGAGATCACAGGGACTAACATTTCAATGATATATGATGAGCTTAGAAGTTTGGTCAAAAGAGCTGAAAGTCTAACTTTAGAGAATATTGTTGATTTAGAGAGTTTTAGTAATGACCTAATTGAAGAAGTGTTCAATGAATTAAAGTATCTCCGGATCAAAGATTGTGATAAGATAAGGTATCTCTTCAATACATTGGAATGGACACCAAACTCAACTTTCCACAATTTAGAGGAATTGCACATTAGGGATAATTCCAACCTTGTTGAACTATGTCATGGACAGCCTCTTGCTCAGTCTTTCTGTAAACTAAGAGTTTTAAAAGTGCATAGCTGCGACATCTTGCTAAATATTGCACCAAGTTATTTGCTACAACGGTTTCAAAATCTTCGAACTCTTAGAGTGAAAAGGTGTAAATCATtgatgtatatatttgattgtgaaAAGATTGAGATTGCAAAGGGCGAAACCAAGTTACTTTCATCATTAGAGTATCTATATTTGGAATCTTTGGAAGAGACGTCACATATATGGAGGG agatctttgagaagaaagaagcgGAGGATGAAGAGTTAGATCACACCATAACCTCCCCATGCTTGGGAAACCTGACTTCTATAGATATAAATACTTGTAATAATTTAGAAATCCTCTTCACTCCCTCAATTGCTAAACTCTTGGTGAAGCTCAGAAGTCTTGAGGTAAGGTACTGCTCTAAAATACAAGAAATAATCACaaatgagaaaggagaaaaagaaaagccaTCTACAAGCATTGTGTTTTCTAGTTTGGTCCACTTGCAACTTGAATATCTACGAAACCTCACTTGTTTTAGTTCTGGGCCATGTACTATTGAATTCCCAAAATTGGAAAGATTAGAGATATATGAATGTGG